CCACAGCTGCAGCGATCTGGCGGATCGACTGGCCGGCTTGTCGAAGGCGGGCAATCTCGCACCGCTCGTCGAGGTCGAGGTGGTCGTATCGTGTACCCATGGCAACACCTTAAGCTGGTGTTGCGCCTCGTTTGTGAACTCAGGGGGATCTTTCCATCGCGCCAAGATCCCTCGCTGCGCTCGGGATGACGTGAACTCGAGCGGCACGATCTGGAGCCGACCGTTCTATCGAGGATGGATTCCGAGGCCGCCCGACGGGTTCCGCGGCCGCGCCATTCGCGGCATCATCGCGGCGCCCAGCGCGAGGAGTCCCGATGTCCTACCGTTCCGTGTTCCGCCCCGGCCTGTTCGACGGCCGCACCATCATCGTCACCGGCGGCGGCAGCGGGCTCGGAAGGTGCGCCGCGCACGAGCTGCGCGCGCTGGGCGCGCGGCTGGTCCTGATCGGCCGCACGCGCTCGAAGCTCGAGGAGGTCAAGGAGGAGCTCGGCGATCCCGCCACCTTCATCCACACCGCCGACCTGCGGCGCGAGGACGAGGTCGCCGCCGCGATCGCCGCGACGCTCGACGCCTGCGGCCGCGTCGACGGGCTGGTCAACAACGCCGGCGGCCAGTTCCCGGCCCGGCTGCGCGACATCTCGCTCAACGGCTGGAACGCGGTGGTCAACAACAACATGACCGCGACCTTCCTCGTCTCCAAGGCGGTCTACCTGGCGTGGATGGAGGCCAACGGCGGCGCCATCGTCAACGTCGGCGCCGACTGGGAGATGGGCATGCCCGGCATGGGCCACAACGGCTCGGCGCGCGCCGGCCAGGCGGCGTTCACCTACACCGCCTCGGTCGAGTGGGCCCATTCCGGCGTGCGCGTGAACTCGGTGATCCCCGGCTTCATCGCCTCCTCCGGCTTCGACAGGTATCCGGAGAGCGCGCGGGCGACGATCCGCGGCGTCACCAAGCGCGTGCCGCTCAAGCGCCACGGCACCGAGGCGGAGATCGCGGCGGCGATCTGCTTCCTGCTGAGCGAGGCGGCGGCCTACATCACCGGCATCCAGATCCGCGTCGACGGCGGCCTGCACAACAACAACCGCTCCTCGTTCTACGAGGTGCCGGACCACGACCGCTCGACGCCGTACGACGGCTTCCCCCTCTACAAGCGGCCGCGCATGCTCGACGGCTGACGCCGCGCTACGTACGCGTCGGCCCGCCGGTTCCCCCGCTCACGCGGAATTGCGCGGCAATTATTTTCGGCCTCCGGCGGCTCGGATGGGATCCGCGGCTC
The genomic region above belongs to Rhodospirillales bacterium and contains:
- a CDS encoding SDR family oxidoreductase; protein product: MSYRSVFRPGLFDGRTIIVTGGGSGLGRCAAHELRALGARLVLIGRTRSKLEEVKEELGDPATFIHTADLRREDEVAAAIAATLDACGRVDGLVNNAGGQFPARLRDISLNGWNAVVNNNMTATFLVSKAVYLAWMEANGGAIVNVGADWEMGMPGMGHNGSARAGQAAFTYTASVEWAHSGVRVNSVIPGFIASSGFDRYPESARATIRGVTKRVPLKRHGTEAEIAAAICFLLSEAAAYITGIQIRVDGGLHNNNRSSFYEVPDHDRSTPYDGFPLYKRPRMLDG